A single window of Hevea brasiliensis isolate MT/VB/25A 57/8 unplaced genomic scaffold, ASM3005281v1 Scaf425, whole genome shotgun sequence DNA harbors:
- the LOC131177364 gene encoding lysine-specific demethylase JMJ26-like, which produces MLRMDAFISKQDRHRGDGDHNVQKMRRISNVSWLASKRQVHKTLKNRVNGKIWKREEDDDDDEWSLPTRTKNSSKKVKLTPAFEFSKGNGIPKKRLNKRSSFVVVDLEGDSEDEVLEQACIMNIRARKRARTSDSEAVKRNHMYTRLENGDFANASLGTSSSSPSSASDMKSNGSSSRTRTMRNLKAKIEARPKCHQCMKNERKIVVPCKKCKSKIYCVQCIKQWYPQMTEEEIAEQCPYCRRNCNCNACLHSSGLIKTSKRDITDSEKIQHLKYLIKSLLPFLEQICEEQTQEMQIEASIQGSSPEIAENFCNNDERVYCNHCATSIVDLHRSCPKCAYELCLSCCHEIREGSLSSRAEMKFRYVDRGSDYMHGGDPLPCDFENAEDQGEPTVVLWNANDDGSISCAPKEMGGCGDCVLELKRILPMGCISELNKKARDLVGFDTERADSMCNNSEAGREMLRSAASREGSKDNYLYCPAMNDIQEVEELFHFQKHWVKGEPVIVRDALEVTTHLSWEPMVMWRAICENVDRETRANMSEVKAIDCLASCEVEISTIQFFKGYTEGRRYENFWPEMLKLKDWPPSDKFEDLLPRHCDEFISALPFQEYSDPKAGILNLAVKFPPDLLKPDMGPKTYIAYGTTEELGRGDSVTKLHCDMSNAVNILTHTAEVALSEEQQTAIQQLKRKHLAQDEKERLEQDKLDHHSIEQLGDCSGSWKEMGVSKIIETEKQPSQISEQLELSHNQPRGATLPGLPSEGETDNMCGALWDIFRREDVSKLEEYLRKHSMEFRHTYCSPVKQVDHPIHDQCFYLTSEHKKNLKEEFGIEPWTFEQRVGEAVFIPASCPHQVRNLKSCTKVAVDFVSPENVQECLRLTKEFRQLPKNHRAREDKLEIKKMIIYAIAEAIKDLEELIQ; this is translated from the exons ATGC TGAGGATGGATGCTTTTATTTCTAAGCAAGACCGGCACAGAGGTGATGGTGATCATAATGTGCAGAAGATGAGAAGAATCTCGAATGTTTCTTGGCTTGCATCGAAGAGACAAGTTCACAAAACCCTTAAGAATAGAGTTAATGGCAAGATATGGAAACGGGAAGAGGACGATGATGATGATGAGTGGTCACTCCCAACAAGAACAAAAAATTCATCCAAGAAAGTGAAACTGACTCCTGCTTTTGAATTCTCGAAAGGCAATGGAATTCCAAAGAAGCGGCTGAATAAGAGAAGTAGTTTTGTAGTTGTAGACTTGGAGGGTGATtcagaagatgaagttttagagCAAGCGTGTATTATGAATATAAGAGCGCGCAAAAGAGCTAGAACTTCAGATAGTGAGGCAGTCAAAAGAAATCACATGTATACAAGgctagaaaatggagattttgcaAATGCTTCTTTAGgtacttcatcttcttctccctCGTCAGCTTCAGATATGAAGAGTAATGGCAGTAGCAGCAGGACACGTACAATGAGAAATTTGAAG GCCAAAATAGAAGCACGCCCAAAGTGTCATCAGTGCATGAAAAACGAAAGAAAAATTGTTGTCCCTTGCAAGAAGTGTAAAAGCAAAATATATTGTGTCCAATGTATCAAACAATG GTATCCACAGATGACAGAAGAAGAAATTGCAGAACAATGTCCTTATTGTCGTAGAAATTGCAACTGCAATGCGTGTTTGCACTCCAGTGGTTTGATTAAG ACATCAAAAAGGGACATCACCGACAGTGAGAAGATTCAGCATCTAAAATATTTGATAAAGTCTCTGCTTCCCTTTCTGGAACAAATCTGTGAAGAACAAACTCAAGAGATGCAAATTGAGGCTAGCATTCAAG GTTCCTCCCCTGAGATAGCAGAGAACTTCTGTAATAATGATGAGCGTGTCTATTG CAACCATTGTGCGACTTCTATTGTTGACCTCCACCGCAGCTGCCCAAAATGTGCTTATGAACTGTGTCTCAGTTGTTGTCACGAAATTCGTGAAGGAAGCTTGTCAAGTCGTGCTGAAATGAAGTTTCGATACGTAGACCGAGGCTCTGATTACATGCATGGTGGAGATCCACTGCCTTGTGATTTTGAAAATGCTGAGGATCAAGGTGAACCAACGGTTGTGCTGTGGAATGCCAATGATGATGGAAGTATTTCTTGTGCTCCAAAAGAAATGGGTGGTTGTGGTGATTGTGTATTGGAGCTAAAGCGTATCCTTCCAATGGGATGCATTTCCGAGTTGAACAAGAAGGCGCGAGATTTAGTAGGTTTTGACACGGAAAGGGCAGATTCGATGTGCAACAATTCTGAAGCAGGGAGAGAGATGCTGCGGAGCGCAGCTTCTAGAGAAGGATCCAAGGACAATTACTTGTATTGTCCTGCTATGAATGACATTCAAGAGGTTGAAGAGCTTTTTCACTTTCAAAAGCATTGGGTTAAAGGTGAACCTGTTATAGTTCGCGATGCCCTTGAGGTAACAACTCATTTGAGCTGGGAACCAATGGTAATGTGGCGTGCAATATGCGAAAATGTGGACCGAGAGACAAGAGCTAATATGTCTGAAGTGAAGGCCATTGATTGCCTGGCTTCTTGTGAG GTGGAAATTAGTACCATTCAATTTTTCAAGGGCTATACAGAAGGAAGAAGATATGAAAACTTTTGGCCTGAGATGCTGAAGCTGAAGGATTGGCCCCCATCTGATAAGTTTGAAGACCTTCTGCCACGCCATTGTGATGAGTTTATCAGTGCATTGCCATTTCAAGAATATAGTGATCCCAAGGCTGGTATCCTTAACCTTGCTGTGAAATTTCCACCAGATTTGCTCAAACCAGACATGGGTCCGAAAACTTACATCGCATATGGTACAACAGAAGAGCTCGGCAGAGGGGACTCTGTAACCAAACTTCATTGTGATATGTCAAATGCG GTGAATATTTTGACACATACTGCGGAGGTAGCTTTAAGTGAAGAACAACAGACTGCTATTCAACAGCTCAAAAGGAAACATTTGGCACAGGATGAGAAAGAACGTTTGGAGCAAGATAAGCTAGACCATCATTCCATTGAACAACTTGGTGACTGCAGCGGTAGCTGGAAAGAGATGGGTGTATCAAAGATTATTGAGACAGAGAAGCAACCCTCCCAAATCAGTGAACAACTTGAGCTTTCCCATAATCAGCCGAGAGGAGCTACACTCCCTGGTTTGCCCAGTGAAGGTGAAACAGATAATATGTGTGGTGCATTGTGGGACATTTTTAGAAGGGAGGATGTCTCCAAGTTAGAAGAATATTTAAGAAAGCACTCCATGGAATTTAGGCACACTTACTGCTCCCCAGTAAAACAG GTCGACCATCCAATTCATGACCAGTGTTTCTACTTAACTTCGGAGCATAAAAAGAATTTGAAGGAGGAATTTG GTATTGAACCTTGGACATTTGAACAAAGAGTTGGAGAGGCCGTATTTATTCCTGCTAGTTGCCCACACCAAGTTAGGAATCTCAAG TCATGTACAAAAGTTGCCGTAGATTTTGTCTCTCCTGAAAATGTCCAGGAGTGCCTTCGCTTAACCAAAGAGTTCAGACAACTTCCAAAGAACCACAGGGCTAGAGAAGACAAACTTGAG ATCAAGAAGATGATAATCTATGCAATTGCAGAAGCAATTAAAGATTTAGAAGAACTGATACAATGA